The window ATAACCCTTTCCATAAAGGCGTACAAAGCACTATTGAAACGGCTGATAAAGCAACCGGCGAACGTGAATTGGGTGTGCACCCTGAAAATGGCAAAAAAATATCTGTACGTATTGGTCGCTACGGCCCTTTTGTACAGGTTGGTGAAAGTGCTACCGAAGAGAACGAAGAAAAGCCGTTATACGCGAGTTTAAGGGCCGGCCAGAGCATAGAAACCATAACTATTGATGAAGCGCTGGAATTATTTAAGCTGCCCAAAGTTGTTGGTGAATATGAAGGTAAGGTAATGAAAGTGGCTATTGGCCGTTTCGGGCCGTACATTAGCCATAACAGCGCGTTTGTTTCGTTACCAAAAGATATCGATCCTCATGATGTTACCGAAGAAAAAGCGATTGAGTTGATTAACGAAAAACGTAAGAAAGATGCCGAAAAGCTGATTAAAGCGTTTGACGAAGACCCGGAAGTAAAAGTATTAAACGGCCGCTGGGGGCCATATATTGAATTTGGCAAACTTAACGTTAAGATACCCAAGGATAAAGACCCCTTGACCTTAACTTATGAAGAGTGTAAAGCCCTGGCTGATGCCATGCCTAAGGATGCAAAAAAAGGCCGCTTTGGTAAAACGGTAGCAGCCGCAAAACCTGCGGCCAAAAAAGCCCCCGCCAAGAAAAAAGCGCCGGCTAAGAAGAAGTAAGTAATTGGTTGATTGAGTTGGATTAAGTTAAGTGGTTGATTGAGTTGGATTAAGTTGATTGAGTTAGTTGTAGATTAAGTTAAATATTTTTTTCTCTGCCACAAACCACTTAACTCAATCAACCTAATCAACCACTTAACTAATCCCCCCCAATCAACCTAATCAACCACTTAACTTAATCAACAAAATGATCAAAGACCTCCCCGAAAATAACGTTAAAGATATAGCCATAGCGGTAGCTTTGGAGCGCGAAAGTGTGGAGAGCAAAATTTGGTATGTGTACCTCATCAACCTTAAAAATGAGCCTATCGAGAACGTACTGATCACCTCAAAGGGTTATGGCGAAAAAAATGGCGAGCAGGTAAAAACCTCCGTTTTACGCCATATGATCCCGGTGGTTGACAGCAAAGGCTACAAACTTATTGAACCAATTGACGAGCAAACTTTCGGCCTGAATAATGAATATTGGCTAAGCTATTATATCGGCAGTAACATTTACGATAAAAAGTTCATTTTCCTGCCTGAAAGCATCGTAGAGATGAATTTCATCAAACTTCCGGTACTGAATAAGCCTGGTGTTATGATATTATAGTGGTGAGTGGTTGATTGAGTTGGATTAAGTTGATCGTAAAAAAAGTTGAATTTTTTGCTCTGCTACAAACTACTCACCCCAATCAACCTAATCAACTACCTAAACTTAATCAACTCAATCCAACCTAATCAACCACCCACCACATAAATATTTCTCAATTAATTATTTGTTGTTATAAATTTTATACATTCATGCAATAAATAAACCTATTCCATGGAGAACGGATATACTAGGTTCCGCAAACGTAAAAGCTTAATTACATTCGGCGCCGCGCTTGCTGTGCTGCTGATTATCGCTTATCTTATTGTTAATGGCCAGAAGAAAAATGTGGTCGACCCAGCCTTTAGCAAGTACATCGAGTCGTACACAACCGGGGTAATTTCCAAGACAAGCCCCATTACCATTCGCCTGGCCAGCACCGTACAAATTACCCATCAGCAAAACGAGGAGGTTGATAACAACCTGTTTGATTTCTCTCCATCGGTAAAAGGCAAAGCCTACTGGACAGATTCTCGTACCATTGAATTCCGGCCGGATAAAAAGCTCGACCCTGATAAAACCTACAATGCCGAATTTAAACTGGGCAAACTGATTGACGTGCCTTCCAGGTTTAACAGGTTTAAATTTAACTTCCAGGTGGTTAAGCCCGATTTTAACGTTGCTTTTAACGGGCTGCAAACAGCTACCAGTACATCTACCGACGAGATGAAGATGGAAGGATCGGTACAAACGGCCGATACCGAGGATCCTGCCCTTATTGAAAAAGTAATTACCGTAAATTATATGCTGCCGGTGAAGATAAGCTGGGAGCACAACACAGTGGCAAAAACCCACACTTTTAAAATAACCGGCTTAAAACGGCAAAAGGGCGAAGTTGCAGCGCTAACCATAAATTGGGACGGTAGCAGCATCAACGTTGATAAAAAAGGCGAGCAGCATTTTGATGTGCCTGCCATAGGTGATTTTAAGGTGCTGAACGTTCGTGCAATACAGGATAATGACCAATATGTTCTGGTGCAGTTTTCAGATGCCATTGTGGTTGGGCAGGAGTTGGCAGGCCTTATCGGCATTAACAATGTAACCGATCCGGCTTACGCCATTGAGGGCAGTACTGTAAAAATTTATGCTCCCGAAAGGCTTGAAGGCGATTACAGTGTTTTTGTAAATGAAGGGGTAGAAAACATATCGCATAAAAAGATAACCAAAACCTATACAGCTAATGTGTTTTTTGAGAACAGGCTGCCCGGTGTTACTATACCGGGCAAGGGTGTTATCCTCCCCGATTCGGGCAAACTGATGATGCCTTTTGAGGCCGTTAATCTTAAAGCAGTTGATGTATCGGTAATTAAAATATATGAAAGCAATGTGCCGCAATATTTTCAAAACAATGATTTTAACGGCAGCCAGGAATTGCGCCAGGTAGGCAAGCCTATTTTACAAAAAACTATCAGGCTTGATAACGATAAAGGGCTTAATCTGAACAAGAAAAACCGTTTCATGCTCGATCTTGATCAGATGATCCGCACCGAACCAGGAGCAATTTATCGGGTTATCATCGGTTTCAGGCAGGAATACTCCTTATACAATTGCAGTTTAGCCGGGGCAGGCAAAAAGAGCGGTACCGATGATGACGAATATGGCGGCGGTGACTACAGCTATAGCGATAATGCCGGCAAGGTAAATGACGAGGATAACGACTTTTGGTCGAGGTACGACAGCTATTATCCCGAAGGTTATGATTGGCAGGAGAAGGATAATGCCTGTACCCCATCCTACTACACCAAAACCCGCTGGGCTACCCGTAACATTATTGCATCAAACATAGGGTTGATAGCAAAGCGGGGCAATAATAACAATATGCTTATTGCGGTTACCGATATCATGAACGCCAAACCGATGGATGGCGTTGAGCTGCAACTGCTGGATTACCAAAAGCAAGTGTTGCTAAAAACCACCTCGGGCAGCGATGGCCTGGCAAGTTTCGACTTAAAGCGTAAACCTTATTTGCTGTTGGCAAAAAAAGGAAACCAGCGTGGTTATTTAAAACTTGATGATGGCAATACCCTCCCACTTACCCGCTTTAACGTTGGCGGCGATGAAGTACAAAGCGGGCTTAAAGGCTTTATTTATGGCGAGCGTGGTGTTTGGCGGCCAGGTGATAGCATATTCATGACCTTTATACTGGAAGATAAGCTAAAAACCTTACCAGCCGACCACCCGGTAGAGTTTGAGCTGAAAGACCCCAACGATAAATTGTATAAACGGATTACAAACACCAAATCTGTTGATGGCTTTTACAGCTTCCATACCGCTACCGAAACCTCATCACCTACCGGTAACTGGACAGCTACTGTAAAAGTTGGCGGGGCTACTTTTGAAAAGAAAATAAAGGTTGAAACCATTATGCCTAACCGCTTAAAGTTGGGCTTAACCTTTGGCGGCGCCGAAGAATTAACCAAGGGCAATAATGCCAACGGCAAGCTAACCGCCCGCTGGCTGTTTGGCGGGGCTGCTCAAAATTTAAAGGCCAAGGTTGATGCTTTTTTATCGGCACAAACAACCACGTTTAAAAATTATAAGGATTATGTTTTTGACGATCCTACGCTGGCCTTTAACATGCAAACGCAAACCGTTTTTGATGGCAAGCTGAGCGCCGAAGGCAATGCCGATGTGGATGCCAATATCAATATTGAAAAACAAGCCCCCGGGCAGCTAAGGGCCAACTTTTTGGTAAAGGTTTTTGAACCGGGAGGCAACTTCAGCGTTCAGCAAGTTAGTTTGCCATATAACGTTTACCCCGGCTATGTTGGTATTAAAACGCCCGAAGGCAGCGCCCTATCCGGAATGCTGGTTACCGATAAAGACCAGCAGATTGATATTGCCGATGTAGATGTAAACGGAAACGCCCTTGCAGGTACCCGCAACGTGCAGCTGGAATTGTATAAAATACAATGGCGCTGGTGGTGGGACGAAACCGGCAATGAAATGACCAACTTTACCCAGGGTAAATACAACAAGCTGATTAAAACCCAAAGTATTCAATTAACCAATGGCCATGGCAAATGGACCCTGCGTGTACCTAAAGCCGACTGGGGCCGGTACCTGATCAAGGTAAAAGATGAACAAACAGGCCATAGCACCGGTAAAATAATTTATGTAGACTGGCCAAACTGGTCGGAAAGGTTACAGCAAAGCAACCCTACCGAAGCAGCCATGCTTTCGTTTACATCAGATAAGCAAGCCTATAACGTTGGCGAACAGGCTACATTAACCATCCCTACCGCAGCAGATGGCCGGGCATTGATCAGCTTTGAAAATGGCAGCAAGATTTTAAAAACCACCTGGATTGATACAAAAAAAGGCCAAACCCAATACAGCTTTACGGTTGAACCCGATATGGCGCCCAATGTCTTTGTAAATGTTACCATGCTGCAGCACCATTCGCAAACGGTAAATGATTTGCCAATCCGCATGTACGGGGTGATACCCCTTATCGTTAACAACCCGGCCACCATATTAAAACCGGTGATCACCATGCCCGATAAGATCAGGCCCGAGACTCAATCGGCCATTACAGTATCGGAAGCTACCGGCAAGGAGATGACCTACACCATTGCTATTGTTGATGAAGGCCTGCTGGATATTACCAGTTACAAACTCCCCGATCCGCATAATACATTTTACGCCAAAGAAGCGCTGGGTGTTAAAACCTGGGATTTGTTTGATTACGTGATTGGAGCCTATGGCGGCGGCCTTAACCGGATACTGAGCATAGGCGGCGATGGTAGCCTGGGCAGCAACAGAAATGTATCTGTAAACCGGTTTAAGCCCGTTGTGAAATTTATGGGGCCGTTCCACCTTGGGGCAGGAGAAAAGCAAACCACGGGCTTTAAACTACCGCAATACGTGGGCTCGGTTAAGGCCATGGTTGTTGCCGGTCACGATGGCGCTTACGGTATAGCCGAAAAAGCCGTTGTTGTTAAAAAGCCATTGATGATATTGGCCACCCTGCCGCGTGTATTGGGGCCATCAGAAAAGGTACAACTGCCGGTTACTGTCTTCGCTATGGAGCCTAACATTAAAACGGTTACGGTATCGGTACAAAGCAACGCCTTTAGTAACCTGGAAGGTAATAATACCCAAACCCTCACCTTCGCCAAAACCGGCGATCAGATGGTAACCTTCGATTTAAACGTTAAGGATTTTGTAGGGATAGGTAAGGTGAAAGTAGTAGCCAAAAGCGGTTCAGAAACAGCTGCTTATGACGTTGAACTAAACGTACGTAACCCTAACCCGCCGGTTACCCGAATATTGGAGAAAGAGCTTGCAGCCGGTGAAGCCTGGAACATAGCCTACCAGGCTGTAGGCATCAGCGGTACCAATAAAAACACGCTGGAGATAGCATCCATCCCACCCCTTAATTTGGGCAAGCGTTTGGATTACCTGATTGATTATCCTCATGGCTGCGTGGAGCAAACCACATCAGCTGCATTCCCGCAATTGTATTTAGGGCAACTGCTCGACTTGTCGCCAAGGCAAAAAGCCGAATCTGATAGGAATATTAAGGCTACCATAGCCAGGCTAAATGGTTTCCAGGTTCAAGGCGGCGGCTTAAGCTACTGGCCCGATGGAGGCAACGCCGATGAATGGGGAACCAATTACGCGGGGCATTTTATGCTGGCCGCGCAAGCTAAAGGCTATAGTATGCCTTTGGGCTTTATGGAACAATGGAAAAAATTCCAGAAACAGAAGGCATTAAGCTGGTCGCCGGATAGCCGCAGTTTTTATGGCGACGACCTGAACCAGGCCTACCGTCTGTACCTGCTGGCCCTCGCCCGTTCGCCCGAGTTGGGTGCCATGAACCGCCTGCGCGAATTTAAATACTTAAGCATTGAAGCCAAATGGAGGCTGGCAGCGGCCTATAAGCTGGCGGGACAGCCTGAGATTGGTTTACGGATGATTGCAGGCTTGCCAACCGTTATTAAGCCCTATTATACCATGTTTGGCACCTATGGGTCCGACTTAAGGGATGAGGCCATGATACTGGAAACATTAACCTTACTTGGCCAGCAGGCACGCGCCGCGGCACAGTTAAGAACTGTGGCTGCAAAGTTATCGCAGGATGACTGGTACAGCACCCAAACAACCGCCTACTCGCTCATAGCCATTGCGCAATATTGCGGGCAAAACAAATCGTCAGGTAAAATGACATTCAGCTTCCAGGGGGGGGCTGTTAACTCGCAATCGTATATCTGGCAAAACGTTTTAGCCGCAGGTGGTGGCAAAGTAAGCCTTAAAAATAACGGCAACAACAGGTTGTATGTAAGGTTGATACAAAAAGGACAGCCATCATCGGGCCTTGATGTAAAAACCTTTATCGACCCAAGGGTACTGCAGATGCGCGTAGGTTACTTTACCTTATCCGGTAAGCAGATAGACCCATCATCATTAAGGCAGGGTACCGATTTTGTGGCCCAGGTAAACATCAAAAACCCGGGCAAACGCGGCCGGTATGATAATTTGGCGCTAACCCAGATCTTCCCTTCGGGCTGGGAAATTCTGAATAGCAGAATGATGAACAACGATGAGGCCTTTAAATCATCCCCATCTGATTACCGCGATATCCGTGACGACCGGGTGAATACTTATTTCAGCCTGCCGGAGGGCCGCGAGGTTACTTACTACGTAATGCTGAATGCTGCCTATGCGGGGCACTATTACCTGCCTGCCGTTTATTGCGAGGCAATGTACAACAGCTCGATTAACAGTTTGATTAAGGGTCAGTGGGTTGATGTGACAAAGTAGAACGGTGGTGAAACAAAAAACCGACACTAAATTGACAAGTAAACCCCAAACTTACGAAGTTTTAAAAACTTTGTAAGTTTGAGGTTTACAAACATGTCACGGGCACTCCCCTAATCTGCACATCTGAAATCTATTTCCCCCGTCCTGTCAGGCTTTTAATCAGTTCTGTTTCTTCAGTTTTATATGGCGTGCCATCTTTGTGAAAAATATCGTGGAACCATAGTTTTGGTTCCGCGCCATCGGGCATTGGGGTATCCCAGGCGTAAATGGTATTGGTTTTGCCGGTTACAAAGCCCCAGTTTATGGCGCCAACATTTTCTTTTTTCAGCATAGGCAATACGGTTGCAAATGTGCTGTTACGCGGACGGGCCATATATTCGGTACATATTAACGGGCGGCCAATCATTTTCAGAAATTGCACTGTTTTCAGGTGATCATCAACCGGC is drawn from Mucilaginibacter ginsenosidivorax and contains these coding sequences:
- a CDS encoding alpha-2-macroglobulin family protein, with the protein product MENGYTRFRKRKSLITFGAALAVLLIIAYLIVNGQKKNVVDPAFSKYIESYTTGVISKTSPITIRLASTVQITHQQNEEVDNNLFDFSPSVKGKAYWTDSRTIEFRPDKKLDPDKTYNAEFKLGKLIDVPSRFNRFKFNFQVVKPDFNVAFNGLQTATSTSTDEMKMEGSVQTADTEDPALIEKVITVNYMLPVKISWEHNTVAKTHTFKITGLKRQKGEVAALTINWDGSSINVDKKGEQHFDVPAIGDFKVLNVRAIQDNDQYVLVQFSDAIVVGQELAGLIGINNVTDPAYAIEGSTVKIYAPERLEGDYSVFVNEGVENISHKKITKTYTANVFFENRLPGVTIPGKGVILPDSGKLMMPFEAVNLKAVDVSVIKIYESNVPQYFQNNDFNGSQELRQVGKPILQKTIRLDNDKGLNLNKKNRFMLDLDQMIRTEPGAIYRVIIGFRQEYSLYNCSLAGAGKKSGTDDDEYGGGDYSYSDNAGKVNDEDNDFWSRYDSYYPEGYDWQEKDNACTPSYYTKTRWATRNIIASNIGLIAKRGNNNNMLIAVTDIMNAKPMDGVELQLLDYQKQVLLKTTSGSDGLASFDLKRKPYLLLAKKGNQRGYLKLDDGNTLPLTRFNVGGDEVQSGLKGFIYGERGVWRPGDSIFMTFILEDKLKTLPADHPVEFELKDPNDKLYKRITNTKSVDGFYSFHTATETSSPTGNWTATVKVGGATFEKKIKVETIMPNRLKLGLTFGGAEELTKGNNANGKLTARWLFGGAAQNLKAKVDAFLSAQTTTFKNYKDYVFDDPTLAFNMQTQTVFDGKLSAEGNADVDANINIEKQAPGQLRANFLVKVFEPGGNFSVQQVSLPYNVYPGYVGIKTPEGSALSGMLVTDKDQQIDIADVDVNGNALAGTRNVQLELYKIQWRWWWDETGNEMTNFTQGKYNKLIKTQSIQLTNGHGKWTLRVPKADWGRYLIKVKDEQTGHSTGKIIYVDWPNWSERLQQSNPTEAAMLSFTSDKQAYNVGEQATLTIPTAADGRALISFENGSKILKTTWIDTKKGQTQYSFTVEPDMAPNVFVNVTMLQHHSQTVNDLPIRMYGVIPLIVNNPATILKPVITMPDKIRPETQSAITVSEATGKEMTYTIAIVDEGLLDITSYKLPDPHNTFYAKEALGVKTWDLFDYVIGAYGGGLNRILSIGGDGSLGSNRNVSVNRFKPVVKFMGPFHLGAGEKQTTGFKLPQYVGSVKAMVVAGHDGAYGIAEKAVVVKKPLMILATLPRVLGPSEKVQLPVTVFAMEPNIKTVTVSVQSNAFSNLEGNNTQTLTFAKTGDQMVTFDLNVKDFVGIGKVKVVAKSGSETAAYDVELNVRNPNPPVTRILEKELAAGEAWNIAYQAVGISGTNKNTLEIASIPPLNLGKRLDYLIDYPHGCVEQTTSAAFPQLYLGQLLDLSPRQKAESDRNIKATIARLNGFQVQGGGLSYWPDGGNADEWGTNYAGHFMLAAQAKGYSMPLGFMEQWKKFQKQKALSWSPDSRSFYGDDLNQAYRLYLLALARSPELGAMNRLREFKYLSIEAKWRLAAAYKLAGQPEIGLRMIAGLPTVIKPYYTMFGTYGSDLRDEAMILETLTLLGQQARAAAQLRTVAAKLSQDDWYSTQTTAYSLIAIAQYCGQNKSSGKMTFSFQGGAVNSQSYIWQNVLAAGGGKVSLKNNGNNRLYVRLIQKGQPSSGLDVKTFIDPRVLQMRVGYFTLSGKQIDPSSLRQGTDFVAQVNIKNPGKRGRYDNLALTQIFPSGWEILNSRMMNNDEAFKSSPSDYRDIRDDRVNTYFSLPEGREVTYYVMLNAAYAGHYYLPAVYCEAMYNSSINSLIKGQWVDVTK